Proteins co-encoded in one Cataglyphis hispanica isolate Lineage 1 chromosome 4, ULB_Chis1_1.0, whole genome shotgun sequence genomic window:
- the LOC126849051 gene encoding DENN domain-containing protein Crag isoform X1, producing MDERRVADYFVIAGLPGQDNEFNQDNNETNDKLEDWCQEGTHLKDMHMPPPITDLAVIFPALGEYCPEGYTLLEQTVSGFPADLNHGSLRTNECYLCYRRGRDKPPLVDIGVIYDGKERIMQDAEMVLETPKGYVANVNNSTSKIFVTYRRASRKMPCNSLVVTDICVILANKGESPPHAFCVINKNLNKGMLGSDVFLCYKKSMNRANLISFKPAILYKYPTADYNSFVFPNSVAMFCLPMGATIECWPKVACKPKPVFSTFVLTGDAAQKMYGSAITFYEELQFESDTSNCKNNQEIMDTVENNKNNADNIEMISKNKQQMKIKLFKRSGILKKLSILQLEKLQYTDPASQSLNISKSICILSHWPFFDTFEKFLVFLHGMVNGKPQSVPIEKYISYFLCDIPFPCPQRPRILVQLSSRDRLILTQPEDSPLPRSGASFRQLLINLGPDNCLLILLLILTEQKILVHSLRPDVLTSVSEAIAMILFPFKWQCPYIPLCPLGLAEVLHAPLPFLIGVDSRFFDLYDPPSDVNCVNLDTNNIAICEDKKYLNVKLLPKKAARQLRNWLEILSSKISSWGKTNCSQKDRGDEDFSVDREFQQKRKEQALELEIQDAFLRFMATILKGYRSYLVPITKAPTVGTTDSTSLFNFQAFLRTRDKAHAKFYAMLVKTQIFARFIEERSFVSDMDMAGLAFFDECTERIEEENVILLELDESQHSERTVFIPPPEAGTNQTPITYKLFKLNPDLMRPQKNFCLKNPSLSAFGMVPGSPMARRTKHEIKVAQRMARKQAAMPDRWGRCLLGTCYSLWFLHLPAMLQVSNQPAAILHQAYELLVKMQKLRLDPMEEVCYRAMMQLCGMYGQPVLAVKLLFHMKRSGVQPNALTYGFYNKAVLEATWPSDMTNSSQLMWNKLRNVIVGAALFKKAGKKSARRRLSSNADFLTADKTEGMEHALSRSSLDSSHSQDTEAAHSDSTKGSSVSDLPGFGSLELKAKLLRQNSIVKDQATLNMLQSDELERTPNNPRLMRSVESPLKSPVRTPVTENDPLGALINDETPIVSPSEENDSNCSTSTLTVLNNTTEERPGGPLLFRSSILPRSATFHQAVDESGMTVGGHLQRSETMPHSVAQQGEQEREKEKLEISSLWSQNKDSVTSSLSSLGSSLKLSFGRYSTGGLAFAKNKDLISSNQLIESLSLSSYISPSSLTGKKSNEIILGGLNSLKSAATTVVKKFDEIKEAISATSTPVKNKEREQKIAYGISHESLDSLTDGSLQDRNEISMKASGDGNIDLCSLYELTECLYPKGTRELEERLAIELVLSSASRCHHCAAILYDEEIMAGWQPEDSNLNTVCQYCDKATVPLLTVTILDYRCEASEKNNDPLMGALVELLDQPKESLEPITVPYLNPLVLRKELESVLSQEGDACLTKHRFIQEHPIVYWNLIWYFERINLTSHLPDLWLNNDKNSELQRTVGLVGVRTMWDNERLHMDRLPMYLQWKLNSTEDRTLMQAVITYVRCNDLAEPIIRVALERSKHQTGDHPFSIYRDILFLAFIVLGRTNIDQGVFDREYSLSLEKFSENEEKLLHKIDAPPTMMSIYCRHYFKQLNV from the exons atggatgAGAGAAGAGTAGcagattattttgttattgctGGTTTACCCGGTCAAGACAATGAATTTAATCAAGATAATAATGAAACGAACGATAAACTAGAAGATTGGTGCCAGGAAGGCACTCATCTGAAAGACATGCACATGCCACCTCCTATCACAGATCTTGCCGTAATATTTCCTGCTCTGGGGGAATATTGTCCCGAAGGATATACACTATTGGAACAAACTGTATCAGGTTTTCCAGCAGATTTGAATCATGGGAGTTTACGAACAAACGAGTGTTACTTATGCTACAGAAGAGGACGAGACAAACCTCCTTTAGTTGATATTg GTGTAATATATGATGGAAAAGAACGTATAATGCAAGATGCTGAAATGGTATTAGAGACTCCTAAAGGCTATGTAGCAAACGTAAATAATTCtacttcaaaaatttttgtaacataCAGACGAGCGAGTCGAAAGATGCCTTGCAATTCTCTTGTCGTTACGGACATATGCGTTATTTTGGCAAATAAAGGGGAGAGCCCTCCGCATGCATTCTGTGTCATCAATAAGAATTTGAACAAAGGAATGCTAGGCAGTGATGtatttttatgctataaaaagTCTATGAATCGCGctaatttgatatcatttaaGCCAGCAATACTCTATAAATATCCTACGGCTGATTATAACAGTTTTGTCTTTCCGAATTCTGTCGCCATGTTTTGTCTACCGATGGGTGCGACTATAGAATGTTGGCCTAAAGTAGCATGTAAACCTAAACCAGTATTCTCGACATTTGTCTTAACAGGCGATGCTGCTCAAAAAATGTATGGTTCAGCGATAACGTTTTATGAAGAACTACAATTTGAATCAGACACTTCAAactgtaaaaataatcaagaaatCATGGATACagtagagaataataaaaataatg CGGATAATATAGAAATGATAAGCAAAAATAAGCAgcagatgaaaataaaattgttcaaaagATCTGGTATACTTAAGAAGCTCAGTATATTGCAACTAGAAAAGTTGCAATATACGGATCCCGCGAGCCAATCACTGAATATTAGtaaatctatatgtatattgtctCATTGGCCGTTTTTCGACACGTTCGAAAAATTTCTAGTTTTTTTGCATGGCATGGTGAACGGTAAACCGCAAAGTGTCCCGattgaaaagtatatttcatattttttgtgcGATATACCATTCCCATGTCCACAGCGTCCAAGAATCTTGGTACAGCTCAGCAGTCGAGACAGATTAATTTTGACACAACCAGAGGATTCGCCCTTGCCTAGATCAGGCGCAAGTTTCAGACAACTACTGATAAACTTGGGACCTGACAATTGTTTATTgatactattattaatattaaccgAACAGAAAATATTAGTTCATTCCTTACGTCCGGATGTACTTACTTCAGTGAGCGAAGCTATTGCTATgattctctttccttttaaaTGGCAATGTCCCTACATACCATTGTGTCCTCTAGGATTAGCAGAG GTATTACATGCACCATTACCATTTCTGATTGGTGTGGACTCAAGGTTCTTTGATTTATATGATCCTCCTTCTGATGTCAATTGTGTAAACTTGGATACCAATAATATAGCAATAtgtgaagataaaaaatatttaaatgtaaaattattacctAAAAAAGCAGCTAGACAGCTCAGAAATTGGTTGGAGATTTTGTCTTCAAAAATAAGTTCGTGGGGAAAAACTAACTGTTCTCAAAaag atagagGCGATGAAGACTTTAGTGTAGACAGAGAGTTTCAACAAAAACGGAAAGAGCAAGCTTTAGAACTCGAAATACAGGAtgcttttttaagatttatggCGACGATTCTCAAAGGATATCGAAGTTATTTAGTACCAATTACAAAAGCACCTACTGTAGGGACAACAGATTCGacaagtttatttaatttccaagCGTTTTTGAGAACTCGCGATAAAGCCCATGCTAAATTTTACGCCATGCTCGTGAAAACGCAAATATTTGCTAG atttatagaAGAAAGAAGTTTTGTGTCTGATATGGATATGGCGGGATTAGCATTTTTCGATGAGTGTACAGAACGAATTGAGGAAGAAAATg taattctTTTGGAATTGGATGAATCTCAACACAGTGAGCGTACAGTGTTTATACCTCCACCTGAAGCAGGAACAAATCAAACAccaataacatataaattgtttaaattgaaTCCAGATTTAATGAGGCCTCAGAAGAACTTTTGTTTGAAGAATCCATCTTTAAGTGCCTTTGGAATGGTACCTGGGAGTCCCATGGCTCGTAGAACAAAGCATGAAATCAAAGTTGCTCAAAGGATGGCTAGAAAACAA GCCGCGATGCCCGACAGATGGGGCAGATGTCTGCTTGGTACATGTTACAGTCTTTGGTTTTTACACTTACCAGCCATGCTGCAAGTCTCCAATCAACCAGCTGCAATTTTGCATCAAGCTTATGAATTATTAGTCAAAATGCAAAAGTTACGTCTCGATCCTATGGAAGAG GTATGCTACAGAGCTATGATGCAACTTTGTGGCATGTATGGTCAACCAGTTTTAGCTGTAAAGTTACTGTTCCATATGAAACGCAGCGGTGTACAACCTAACGCTTTAACCTACGGATTTTACAATAAA gCTGTTCTCGAAGCAACATGGCCTTCTGATATGACAAATTCGAGTCAACTGATGTGGAACAAGTTGCGAAATGTTATTGTTGGAGcagcattatttaaaaaggcTGGGAAGAAGAGCGCTAGAAGACGATTGAGTTCTAACGCGGATTTTTTAACCGCCGATAAGACTGAAGGCATGGAACATGCCCTTTCTCGGTCTAGTCTCGACAGTTCTCATTCTCAAGACACTGAAGCTGCTCATAGTGATT CTACTAAAGGTAGTTCTGTATCAGATCTACCTGGATTCGGATCACTCGAATTGAAAGCTAAACTTCTTCGGCAGAATAGTATAGTGAAAGACCAAGCGACATTGAATATGTTGCAATCGGACGAATTGGAGCGAACACCTAATAATCCAAG gCTAATGCGCAGTGTTGAATCACCATTAAAAAGTCCCGTGCGCACACCAGTTACGGAAAATGACCCATTGGGTGCTCTCATTAATGACGAAACACCGATTGTGTCACCTTCCGAGGAGAATGATTCAAATTGCTCAACAAGTACTTTaactgttttaaataatacgacTGAAGAGAGACCAGGAGGACCACTTTTATTTAGAAG CAGCATTCTCCCACGTAGTGCAACCTTTCATCAAGCAGTAGATGAAAGTGGCATGACAGTAGGTGGACATTTACAGAGGAGTGAGACAATGCCTCACTCTGTGGCACAACAAGGGGAacaggagagagaaaaggagaaactAGAAATAAGCAGTCTTTGGTCTCAAAATAAGGATAGTGTAACATCCAGCCTCTCTAGCTTAGGATCTAGTCTTAAACTTAGTTTCGG ACGATACTCCACGGGTGGATTGGCGTTTGCTAAAAATAAGGATTTAATATCATCAAATCAACTTATTGAATCTCTTAGTCTCTCCAGTTATATCAG CCCGTCAAGTTTGACAGGAAAGAAATCGAACGAAATAATACTTGGTGGTCTGAATAGCTTGAAATCTGCTGCAACAActgttgttaaaaaatttgatgagaTAAAAGAAGCAATCTCGGCGACCAGTACGCCAGTAAAAAATAAGGAACGTGAACAAAAAATAGCTTACGGAATATCGCACGAGTCTTTAGATTCTCTTACTGATGGATCTTTACAAGATCGAAATGAAATTTCTATGAAAGCATCag gtgatggaaatatagatttatgcTCACTGTATGAACTCACGGAGTGTCTATATCCAAAGGGCACTAGAGAATTGGAGGAACGTCTTGCCATTGAACTTGTGCTTTCCAGTGCCAGTAGATGTCATCATTGCGCTGCTATTTTGTACGACGAAGAGATAATGGCTGGTTGGCAGCCGGAAGATTCCAACTTAAATACAGTCTGTCAGTATTGCGATAAGGCTACTGTACCTCTACTCACAGTTACAATATTAGATTACAG ATGTGAAGCAagcgaaaaaaataacgacCCTTTAATGGGAGCATTAGTGGAATTACTAGATCAACCGAAGGAATCGCTGGAACCAATAACGGTACCATATTTAAACCCATTAGTTTTGAGAAAGGAATTGGAGAGCGTGTTAAGTCAAGAAGGAGACGCTTGTCTCACCAAGCATAGGTTTATTCAGGAGCATCCAATAGTGTATTGGAATTTGATCTGGTATTTTGAAAGGATTAATTTAACAAGCCATCTACCTGATCTCTGGttgaataatgataaaaattcagaaCTTCAAAGAACTGTAGGATTGGTGGGTGTCAGAACAATGTGGGATAATGAACGATTACACATGGATCGTTTACCTATGTATCTCCaatggaaattaaattctacagAGGATAGAAC TTTGATGCAGGCAGTGATAACATATGTTCGTTGCAACGACTTAGCAGAACCTATAATAAGAGTGGCCTTAGAAAGAAGTAAACATCAAACAGGCGATCATCCGTTTtctatatatagagatattctGTTTTTGGCATTTATTGTATTGGGCAGGACGAATATTGATCAAG GCGTCTTCGATAGAGAATACAGTTTGTCGCTAGAGAAATTTTCCGAAAACGAGGAGAAATTACTGCATAAAATTGATGCTCCACCAACGATGATGTCAATTTATTGCAGACATTATTTTAAGCAATTAAATGTTTGA